A segment of the Rhodamnia argentea isolate NSW1041297 unplaced genomic scaffold, ASM2092103v1 Rarg_v2.60, whole genome shotgun sequence genome:
GGAGCTTGATTCTTTACTCATTCCATACTGGGAAGAATTGCAGGAAATCGTTCGATAACACGGATTCCTATTTATCAATGATATCCGACGATCAAGACAATTCCCGTGAAACTCTTTCATAGAAGTGAATTCTTATTCTTTCCAAGCAAATAGCATTTCCTATTGATTTGTCTCCTGGACTGGACCTATTCTGATTCTGAATTATCCGTCGCTACGCTGTTCCCAAGGACTAGCAAAATCGAAATAGCGAAATTCTTGGGTCATCTCAATGGGTTCAGAAACCACACGTTTCTCTGGATCATCATAGCGTACTTCCACATATCCACTCAGAGGAAGATCTTTTCGTAATGGATGACCCTCGAAACCATAATCTGTTGATATACGGCGTAGATCCGGATGATTGATGGAAGAAACACCAAACATATCCCAAACTTCTCGCTCCCACCGGCCGGCTGATGGAAATAGACTGACTACCGGAGATATTCGTGTTACTTCGTCTGCACTGGTTTGTACACGAATGCGTGAGTTATACCGAGTACTCAGTAAATTATAGACCACTTCAAATCTTCGTTTTCGAGAGGGATGATCAACTCCGCAAATATCGATCGAAACTTGAACCCTTGTATAGGTATGCAATTTCAGAAAGCACAACAATTGAAATGGGTAGTCCGTATTGGTATCAGATCTATTCCCATGTTCCgatctttccattttttggaaccaTTTCTTGGGTAAAGTCTCCCAACtatatttgaaaatgaatttgttATCCATAAAGATAAAGAAAGCTTTCTTGTAGTTACGCTTCTTCCTCCCtctcaaaaggaagaaagacTTGTAAAAAATCGCCGGTTAGGTTAGTCCAACCAAAAAAGACATGGGACTTTTTGGCCATTGTTTGAGAGTTGTCAAGCTTGGACCGACTTAAGTAAAGACTGGCTTCCTATAAAGATCCTTCACTGCAAACTTTCTATATATCTCTTTTCATTATCGGCTGCATGCTATCGGAGAGAGAACAATGTGAGGTTCAGTCAAAAGCATTTAGCACGCACTCACTTCAATGATCAAGCAAATAAGcaagaaaaatctctttctctttccataCGCAATTTCTAAAAGAGTCTAGTCAGCTCGTCTCTGCTATACTGTATAGATATGTGTACCACATCgagaaagcaataaaaaattgttAGTTAGATGAACAGATCATTCCTAAATGATGCAGCCGTGATCAACTATACGATACCACCACAGATGCGGTCAGACAAGATGGTCGTCTAAAGATGAGCTGTAATGAATAGTAAGTAGGCCGGAAGGCCAAGACGGATAGCCGTTCCATACACTAGAAAGCTCCCGCATGCCAGATAGAACTGGGTTAGCGGAAGAGAAGAAGTAGCATAATCCGTCGGCTTGCCACAGAACTGATCCAGAAGAGTATGCAGACAGACTGACTCCTGAGATGGAACTCATTCCTTGACGCAGCATTATGTGAAAGCGCAGAACATCGCCCAGAAGCTTATAGCCCCTTTGGTTGGAGCGCTTTAGTTACGTGTTCTTTCTTCGCTGATTGAGTGCGCCGCCTAGAGCAGTTCTGGCTGAACTGCTTTCGCCGCTAGGGCTAGTCCACTACTGAATGATTATGATACGCCATCTCGATAGATTGTTCTATACCTTGACTGGTATTACACACCAGCAGAGATCGGG
Coding sequences within it:
- the LOC125313504 gene encoding NADH dehydrogenase [ubiquinone] iron-sulfur protein 3-like; this translates as MDNKFIFKYSWETLPKKWFQKMERSEHGNRSDTNTDYPFQLLCFLKLHTYTRVQVSIDICGVDHPSRKRRFEVVYNLLSTRYNSRIRVQTSADEVTRISPVVSLFPSAGRWEREVWDMFGVSSINHPDLRRISTDYGFEGHPLRKDLPLSGYVEVRYDDPEKRVVSEPIEMTQEFRYFDFASPWEQRSDG